One Thiocapsa sp. genomic window, TAGTAGAGTCGCGCCGCCAGCGCCGTGCTGGAATCGTCGTAGATCACGAGCGTCGAGTCGTCGTTCACGCCCCAACCGCGCAGGGTCTCCTGGAAGGTCTCGCGGTCGGGAAAGCGCATGATCGGGCTGGCGTCGTTGTCGCCGAGATCCTTGAAGCGCTGGACTTGGACCGCGCCGGGGATGTGGCCGACGGTGAAGTACCGATGTGGGTGATAGCGCACCTCGAGGACGACGGTGTTCTCGTCGTCCATTGCGTCCGCGAGCCAGTCGGCATCGACCAGGAAATCCGGATTGGCGAGCGCCTGGATGGGCACGAGCAGCAACGCGAACAGCGCGACGAACCCGAGCGGCAGGAGTGCCCGAAACGGCTTGTGCGACATGACAGTGTCCTCCGATGGATGGTTGAGTCGTTGTATGGTGCTGCGGGCCGGGCACATCCCATGCGCCGACCCGGCGGCTCGGTCAATAGCCGAACTTGGCATTCAAACCGACCGTGAAGGTGTTGAAGTCTTGGTTGTCGGTGTTGTCGATCCGTTGGTTCCAGGCGGCCAGCAGCTCGGATCGATCCGTCAGGGCATACTTTACGCCTTCTGTTATTGATTGATGCTCGCAGGATGCCGAGTGTTGCGAACCTAGCAGGGCTGGTGGATCAAAAACATGATTAAGATTAGGTTTCATCCGCGGCTTCGGCGGCCGCGCGGCCGCCGAAGGCGTGATCCCTGAATTGGCCTATACTCGGACTACAACGACGTTTGGACGCCATCCTGTCGGAGAAAACAATGAAAAAGAGTTTTAAAGAGGCGCTGCAGACCCTGGTGGACCACCGCATCGAGGCGGGCGAGGATCCGCAAGATCTGTTCGAGGTGCTGCTTCGCGAGGCGAATCTGGTCTTCGGGCACTAAGAATCCGAGATCTGTCCTGCGTGCTCTCCGTGTCTCCATGAGAGATTCCGAAACCGGTCGGTGCTGAGCAACGTCAGGATGCCCGGTTGACGCCGACGGCGGGCGGGCGAGAGGGTGGCTTCAGCGACTGGGCCGAGATGCGCGTATCGCGTCCGCGCTTCATCCGCCCGTCATCGACATAAATCGGATGACCTTTTCCGGGCGCTCGTTGAACTCGTGACGCTCGGGTTTCAACGCGATGGCCTGTTGCAGATGGTCGAGCAAGGCGTCATCCCCGATCCCGTCGCGCAGGAGCGGGCGCAGCGCGTAGCTGCTGTCCTGACCGAGACACAGATACAGGGTGCCGTCGACCGTGAGGCGCACCCGGTTGCAGGTCTCGCAGAAGTGCTGCGAGATCGGTGTGATGAAACCGATCCGGGTCTCGGTCGCGCCGAGGCGGAAGTAGCGCGCCGGGCCGCCGCCCGGAAGGATGTCCGGGATCAGCGTGAATCGTTGCTCCAGGCGGCGACGCACCGTCTGGAGATCGAGATACTGATCCCGCGCGGCTTGACCGGTCGCGCCCATCGGCATGGTCTCGATCAGGCGCAGCGTAAAGCCGTTGTCCGCGCAGTAGCCGAGGATGTCCTCGATCTCCGCGTCGTTCACACCGCGCATGACGACGGTATTGACGCGAATCGGGGCGAAGCCGACCGCGCGTGCCGCCGCGATGCCGCGCAGCACCTTGTCGAGATCCCCGCCGGTGACCTGCTTGAAGACCTCGGGGCGCAGGCTGTCGAGGCTGACATTGAGCCGGCGCACGCCGGCACGATAGAGCGGCTCGGCGAGCGACTCCATGCGGGTGCAGTTGCTGGAGATGGAGAGATCATCCAGGCCGGGCAGCGCCGACAGCCCGGCGGCCAGCTCGGGCAGGTTGCGTCGCACCAGCGGCTCGCCGCCGGTGATGCGCACACGGCCCACCCCTAAAGCGGTGAAGGCGCCGACGACGCGGGTGATTTCCTCGAACGTGAGCCAGTGCTCGGGCTCCTCGAACCCCTTGAAGCCTTTCGGCAGGCAATAGCCGCAGCGCAGGTCGCAGCGGTCGGTGACGGACAGGCGCAGGTAGGCGATGCGTCGGCCGAAGGGGTCGGTGAGGGTCTGGTCGTTCATGCGGTGATCCGATGAGACTCGAGGGTTGGGGTCAGGTGTCGAGCTGCGCAGGTCAACAGCGTTCTACGCATAGTGGGGTTTGTCCACGCAAGATTCGCGTCATGTCGGTACTGGAGCCGTGCCGAGATCATTATCGTTGTCGTTGTCGTTGTCGTTGTCGTTGTCGTATCGATGGTCGACAACGACAACGACAACAAATGGTTTCGACACATCTGCCGTGCTGCAGGAGCACACGAGCCGGCAACAAAACATCAGTCGCTCGTGACATCCGCTCTGCGGTGTCACGCATGCCCCCGGCGCTCTGCGCCACGCGCCACGATGGCCGGAGTGACGAGCAAGGCCGTCATTTCAATCGCCCTGTTCGGCGGCTCGCGGCGACGAGGACTCAGCTGCCGTCGCACAGTCCGAGCGGCGGGGGCTTGGCTCGGCTCTCGCTCGGTCCGGGCTGATGCGTCGAGTCCTGCGTCTGGCCGGTGTCGTTCGCGCGTTCGGATTCATCGAGCCCAAAACCTGCCGTCTCGGCATCCCGAATCGGTAGAGCGCGAGTCTCGCTCCCGGCCTCGCGTTGTCGCTCCGCATGGATCAACGCCTGAACCTGTGCGCGCTCCGTCGCGTCCTGAATGGTACCGCCGCCGAGATAGTCGTCGCCGGACAGCTCGGCGCGCAGCGCGGTGCTGGTCAGGCACGCGACGAGGACGATCGGCAGCTTCCGCGACCGCATGGTTCCGAAGCGCGCTCGCCGCGGAGCCGTGCTCGCCGGTGCTCAGCCGGGAGTCGCCATCCGATGCGACGGCGCTGCCGGCGGGACCATGGTCGAGAGCCCCATGAGACGGTCGCGGTCGTCGACCGGGATCGCCACATGATCGCTGGGCAGACCGTCGGCCGCCAGACGTGCCCGGATAATCGCCAGGTCCTCTTCGGTGATGGCTTTGCCGGAGAGCTGGCTGCGCAGACGTGCGATCTCGGGATCGATGGCCGGGGCGGGCGCCGCCTCGATCGGATTCAGCGCAACCTCGGCCCGAACGGCGCTCTCGAGGATCCGTGCAAGATGCCGATAGGGGTTGTCGGCCAGCTTGAAGCGACGGCCCGCCTCTTCGAGGTCGGCGCGGAAGGGGACGATCCACCGGGCGACAAAACTTGAGAGAAATTCGCCGGCCGCGATCGGCGGGGTGCCGCGCCGGTGATGCTTGCCTGCGACTCGGCGGCGAACAAGCGGGCCAAGAACTCCAGCTGGATCGAAAGGTGATCCGGCAGATCCTGCATGGCCACGTCCTTCTCCAGACCGCAACGCCGATAGCAGGTCTCCATCGCGGTGACGCTGCCGCCGGCGACCGTGCCGTCCAGATAGGCGCCCGTGTTCAGGCTTGGGTGCCGGTCGCCCGGCACCAGAAAGAGCCGCGAATAGATAACCAACAGGCGGTCTGTGTCGGGGATCTCGGTGATTGCTGCCCGGTAGTCCGACAGTGGTTCGCCGATGTCGTAGCCACGGTCCGAGGCCAGCTCGGCGAGATCCTCCGGCAAGGCATCGCGGAGCAGCTCCAGACTTTCCGGAGCCTGCGGTATCGCGAAGGCTCGCGCCAGACAGAGAAAAAACTCGGATGTGGTCGCGAGTGTCGCGTCGGTCGTCATCGGATCACCCCTCGCGCCCGAGACCCAAGGTCACCTCCCCGAAGGCGTTGACCGCATTCGACAGGAAGATGGCGACCAGCAGGAGCAGCCATTCGGTGGGCGAGGGCGCATAGCTCAGCAGCTCCGGTGCCCAGGACCCCTTGAACAGCGGCACCAACTGACCGCCGATGATGTATTCGTAGCGCGAGATCAGCAGTGCGTTCATGACCAGCAGCGACGCCAGGATCTGCGCCCACGGGCGGATGCGCGTACCGGGATACATCAGCAGCACGAGCGGCAGCAGCAGTCCGATGAAGATCTCGGCGAAAAACAGCGGCGAGGTGGCGAGCGTCTGCCAGACCTGCAACCCCTCTGCATTGCCGTAGAGCCCGCTGCTCATGCGTGCGAGGACGAACAGAAGATGGATGAAAATCGCCAGGGCCAAGAGGCCGGACAAGCGGTCGTTGAAGAGTCGTTTGACGCTGTCCGGAACCGCCGCCGCGTTGAAGGCGTAGGCGAGATAGGTGAAGAAGATGATGAAGGCGAGCCCGCCCAGGAGCGACTCGAAGATGAAGGCGACCGGGATATCGCCCGAGGCCCAGAAGGGCCGAAAGCTTTGGGAGCCGTAGACGACGCCCGCGATGGCCGTGACGCCGAGTGCCAGCGCCAGTGTGATCATCGCGTTGATCCGCAGATCCTGCATGCGCCAATCCGCCTTCATCATCCGCGCCTGCAGGATCAGGAGCGAAATGACATAGAAGCTCACCGCCATGACCTTCCAGTAGAGCGGCGAGCTGAAGGCGAAGCTGAAGGGGATCGCCCAGAGTGCGCGCAGCGGGTGGCCCAGCTCCATCATCAGGACCGCAACCCCGCCGATCAGGCCGGCCAGCGCCAGCCAGAGCGCGCGCCGAACGATGGGTCGAAAGTCCTCCCCGCCGAAGATCAGGGCCATCGAGGCGATCATCGCCAGCCCCGTGGAGGTCAGGAGGAAATAGTCGTAGATGACAATCGGAAAGCCCCAGAAGAGGCCGAGGTTGCTGCTGTTGTAGGCGGCGTGACCCTCCGCCATCAGGTTGCTGATGGCAATCCCGCCGGCAATGCCGAGCCCGATCAGGGCGAGCAGCATGATGCCGAGCTGTTTGCTCGTGATCTCTTTGTTTGAAACAGTGACGCTGGTCATGGTGATCTCCTCCCCTTAGCCCTTGTCCGAATCGCTCATGCTGCGCAACGACGGCACCGAGGCCGTCGCGCCGCCCGAGAGGTAATAGACCTGCGGTTTGTTGCCGGTCTCGTCCTTCAGGCGCACGCCGCGCTTGTCCGCGATCATCTTGTTGACGTTGCTGTTGGGCTGATCCAGATCGCCGAAGAAGCGGGCCTTCGGGGCGCACACCCGCACGCAGGCCGGCACGTATTCCTTGAGCTCCGGGATATCTTCGTCGAGATCGGCCACACCCTTCGGCGCCTTGCTGACCTTGTGGTAGCAGAAGGTGCACTTGGAGACGACGCCGTGCGGCTGGATGCCGATCCCGCGCGAGGGATCATCCTGCGGACCCTTGTAAGGCGGATCCCACTGGCGGCCCGCCTCGCTCGGGAAGACCCCGCGGATATCCGGCTGCACCACCGCCTTCTCGTCGACATAGAAGCGCACGCCGTACGGGCAGGCGACCTGACAGTATTTGCAGCCGATGCACTTGTTGTAGTCCATCAGCACGAAGCCGCCGTCCGGGTCCTTGTAGGTCGCCTTGGTCGGGCAGACCGACACGCAGGAGGGGTTCTCGCAATGCATGCAGGGCCGCGGGAACCACATCAGCTTCACGTTCGGATAGGTGCCTTCGTGATAGAAGAGCACGTCCTGCCAGTTCTCGCTGGGCAGGCGGTTGTTCTCCATCGCGCAGGCCGTCGTGCAGGCTTGGCAGCCGGTGCACGTGTCCAGATCGATGACCATTCCCCATTTCGCCATTTCTGCATCCTCAATGATTGAATCGCGTTTGGTACGACGGGCCAGCGTCGAGTGTGTCGTCGGTCTCGCAGGTCTTCCGCAACGTCGGCGCGACGCGATTTAAGTGTTGTCTTTAAAATCCTTGAGCCGCGCCCGGCGGAGGTCTTTGATACCCGCCGAACGCTGCTCGACTCTCAAGCGTTGCGATTGGGCTCAGGCGCGGCTCAAGCAGGGGCGATGCTCACCTTGGTGGTGTAGTAGCTGCACTGCCCCGTGATGCGGTCGGATTGATTGACCGTGATCTCGCCGCAATGCCCCGGCAGGCGATCCTTGGCCCAGCGGCCCATCGCCCAGTGGCCGTGCTCCATCGGGTAAACGATGGTGTCGGGCCGGCAACCCTCGTAATACTTGCAATAGCCTTCGATACTGCCGAGGTCGGATGTCAGGCGGACCCTCGCGCCGTTCGCGATGCCGCGTTCGCGCGCGGTTTGCGGATTGATCTCGATGTAGGCGGTCTTGCTCCCGCCCAGCACGGGTTGCAGGTTGGCGATGGCGACGGGGAGATTCGCACCGCGACCCTCGGCATGCATCGCGACCTTGGGCGTGACCATATAAAGGTCACCGCCGCCCGGATGGACCGGCTCTTCCCAATGCGGGAACATCAACTTTCTCGGGTCGCGCCCGGTCTTCTGCGCGATCCAGTCGGCATTGGACTCGAGCCAACCGGAACGCAGCTCGAACTTGCCCGAGTCGGTCTTGAAGAGGTTTTCCTTCACCTCCTCCTCGGTCATGAGGGTGGCGTAGTCCTGGCCGTCCCAGGTGTAGAAGTCGCCGTCGACGAAGCGATAGATGTAGGGCTTCTTGTACCAGACGCCCTGTTCCTTCCAGCTCTCGAAGTCATTGACCCCGTTGTCGCCCGGATCCGTCGCGAAGCCTTTGGCCAGATGGCGGATGACGTTCTCGGTGTTGTCCAGCGCCTTGTAGTAATCGCCCATCGGTCCCTTGATCCGCTTGCCGATCTCGATCAGGGTGTCGCCGTAATACTGGGTGTCGTAGAGCGGCTTGATGGCCGGCACCCGCAGCTGTGTCATCGGCCATCCCTGGAAGGGGTAGGTCGGCGCGTCCTGCAGGCGCTCCAGGTAGGTGTGATCGGGCAGGATCAGATCGGCGAACATGGCGCTCTCGCCCGGGAAGGGCGAGGTGTCGATGACGAACAGCTCCTTGAGCGCCTCTTCCCAGACCTGACCGTTCGGCGCCGTCCAGATCGGGTTGGTCAGATAGAACATGACGGTGTCGAGCTTGTAGGGGTTGCCGGCGAGCGAGTTGGGCCCGAGCTCCTGGAGCATGTTCTTGGCCAGCAGATAGCCGTCCTTGTCGCCCTTCAGATCGATGCGCGGCTGTGTCTTCCAGGGGCCGTTTGCGGCGTAGTCGTCGGTGAAGTCCTTCGCATCGACCGGCATGGGCCCGTAAGAGGGACCCATCTGGTACATGAGTCCGCCCTTGGCGTAGATGGAGCCGACCAGGGCGTTGAGCGCATGGATCGCCATGCCGTTCAGCACGCCGTTGGAATGGGCATGGGCGCCGCGCTCGAAGAGCGCGATGCTCGGCCGGGTCGTGCCGAACTCGCGGGCGGTGGCCAGGATGTCGCGCTCGTAGAGGTCGGTGACCTCGGCGGCCCAGGCCGGGGTGCGGTCCTTGAGCTCGGTGTTCCACCAGTCGACCAGGCCCTTGACCCATTTCTCCTTGAACAGCGCTGGGTCGACCGTCTCGCCGGTCTTGAAGCGATTCACCCCGTCGTTGAAATCGCCGACGAAGGAGCGCTCCCAGAGTCCCTCGGTGAGGATCACATGGGCGATCGCCAGCGCCAGCGCGCCGTCGGTGCCGGGCTTGATCATGAGCGCCCGATCCGAGCCGGCGAGCGTGGTGTTGATGTGGATGTCGACCGCGGTGATCCGGGTCTTGGGCACCTTCACGCCGCGGATGTAGCCCCACACCTGCATGTTGTGGTTGTAGGGCCGGAAGGCTTCCAGGAAGCCGACGCCGAACATGAGCAGCATGTTGGCGTTGGCGTAGTCATAGGCGTTGTAGCTGCCGATCCCGTCGAGCGCCTTTTTCGACAGAATGCTGCCGTCCGAGCACATCGATGAGTGACCGATGGCGACATTCGGCGAGCCATAGAGCTCCCCGAAGGTGCCCTGCAAACCGGCGCAGGAGGCGCCCCAGCCGCGGCCGTAGCAGAGTGCGAAGCGATGCGACTCGCCTTTATCGCGCAGCCTGTTCAGCCGCTCGGCGACCGTGTCGAGTGCCTCCTCCCAGGAGATGGGCACGAATCCGGGGTCCTCGTCGCGCCCCTTGTTTGGGTTGGTGCGCTTCATCGGCCCCTTGAAGCGGTCGGGATCGTAGAGGATGTAGGTTCCGAGCGGCCCCTTGGGGCAGAGCTTGCCGTTGGAGATGGGGTGCTCGGTGCTGCCGTAGATGGCATGCACGCGTCCGTCGGTGGTGTAGACATCGATGCCGCAACGCGCCGGGCACTGATGGCAGATGTTTTTGGTGATCTTGGTCTCGCCCGGCGTGGTGGCCGCTTGCGCCTCGGCCTCGCGCAGCGTGGTCAGGGCGCCTCCGCCCAAGCCGACCGCGCCCAAGGCGCCGGCCGTGCCGCTGGCCTGCAGGAAGCGGCGGCGCGAGAGTCCTGTGCTCGGGATGTCCATCGGTGGTCTCCTTTGGTTTTTGTTGTTGGGTGGGATTCTTTAGCGTCTTGCCTTCGGTTATTGGTTATTGGTTATTGGTGATCGGTGATTGGTTTTTCGGCCTTCGGGCTCTGGTGTGTTGGTCTGGCGGCTAAACGCCAGGAAGGCACTGCGGGCGAAGTCGCGATCGCGTCGGCATGCCGGGCAGACGGGTTCGGGGTTGCTGTGCTCCGCTCCGCATTCGGGACAGGTTCGTGTCGTATGTCGGGTGAGGCGTTTTGGTGCTCGGTCGGTCGTCGTCTCGCCCGAGCCATCGAGTTTCAGTGCCTGCTCGGGGCAGAGTCGGGTGCAGAGATCGCAGGCGATGCAGGCGGCGGCGTCGAAGCGCAGACCCCGCGCTGCGTCGTCGGCGTATCCCGTGAGCGCGCCGGTGGGGCAGGCGCTGGCGCAGACGCGGTGGTCGGCGCAGTCATGGTTTGCCGTCAGGCTCGGGAAGAGCCGTGCGGGCAGGGGGCGCTCGGCTGCCGAGAGGCGTTGCAGGGCGGCGAGCAGGCGTTGGCGGCCGAGGCCCGCGTTTTGGGCCGGCGGAGTCGCGTGCGGCGCCGGCGCCGGTTGGCTGGTCCGAAGCGCTTGTCCAGTAAAGAGCGCGCGTCGGCTGACCCGCGATTCCAGCAGCGGCTCGCCCAGGTCCTCGACCATGCGGGCGGCGGGCAGGGGCATCGCGATCAGGCGCGGCCCATCGGTCGGGGCCACCCCGCAAGCCTCAAGCAGCCGTCGTACTTCGTCGATGACGGGTGCAGCGGGGTGGGTGTCGGGATGCTCGCGTCCCCCGGCCGGACAGCGGGCGCAGAAGCCGCGATCGAGCAGGGCGACGGGGCGTCCGTCGGCCTCGGCCGTCAGCTCGGCGAGTGTGGCGGTGGAGAGTCCCCCGAGACAGGGCACCCGCACGGCACCGCTCGGCGAGTCCTTGGCCGGCACGCGCCAGCAATCGATCGCGATCATCCCGCTCGTCGTCGGCGTGATTGCGAATCCGGGCACGGACAGCGCTTCGGTCGGACAAGCCACCACGCAACGCCCGCAGTCCACGCAGCCCACGGCCAACTCGGGTCCCTTCGATGTCGCGACCAGCGCGCCGGTTGGACAGGCGTCCATGCAGTCTCGACAGGACAGCTCCGGGAACCGCGCGGGGATGCAGGCGTCTGCGTGAATGGCGAGGCGGGTGGTCGGCCCGAGCGCTCGCGCAGGGTGGCGGTCGGGACGATGCACGTTGACTGTTGTCATACCGATTCAGTGGTGCTCGATGGGGTCGAGGGTGGGCGATTCGGGTTTGGGTGAGCTTCGGATAGCATTCGACATACCAGAGCAGCTTGCTGAGTTTTGCAGGTCATTGACATCCAAAATAAAAAACAGAGGCGTCGGATCAGCGCCGACCCCGTCGGGACGGCGCACGGTTACCAAAAGGTAACGCGACGCCCCGCATCCCTGCTGAAAAGCACGGTAAAATAGATGGGTGGGATAGTCGTAACGCGTATCCGCCTGCGTTACCGAAAGTAAACGCAGTGGCGAGCGCGCTGGATGGCCGGGACGAGAGAGGCAATGGCCCGCAGTCAAATTGGTGTGTACGCGCCGTCTGCGCCATACTGACCGTGTCGAAATCAGAGAGACTGATCGAGGGTTTGCACCATGTCCGCCGTGTTGGAACATCGCGTCGATCGATTGGAGGATGCGCTCGAAGCCTTCACCCGAAGTGTCGGTGTCGAGTTCAACAAGGCTTACAACGGCCAGGTTCGTTTGCAGCAGGAGATGCTCGCCTTCAAAGAGGAGATGCGCGTCTTCAAGGATGAAATGAAAGACTTCAAAGACGAGATGCTGGACTTCAAGAACGAGTCCTTGCGTTACCGGGAAGAGGCGGAGCGTGACCGCAAGTCGATGAACCGGCAGTGGGGGGACCTTGCGAATCGTCTCGGAACCCTGGTTGAGGATATCGTTGCGCCGAACCTCCCGCGGGTTGCGCGAGACCTTCTGGGTTGTTCGCAGCCCGATCTGTTCGGTCTCCGTCTGCGCCGTCGGTTCAACGGCGATAGTCGGGAGTACGACGCGCTCCTTGTCTGTCCGGGGGACGTCCTGATCAACCAGACGAAGAGTCGTCTGATCAGTGCACACGTCGATGAGTTGCTGCGGGTCTTGTCGGAGTTTCCGCAGGTCTTTCCGGAATACGCGGATCGGCGTTTGATCGGCGTGCTGGCCAGCCTTTACCCGGACCAGAGCATCGTCACCTATGCCACGTCAAAAGGCGTGCTCGTGATGGGCATGGGCGACGAAACCATGGATGTCCTCAACCCCTCTGCTCTGGGTACCGGCGACTGATTTGAGACCCGGGGTCTTTCGTCACGCCTGCCGAGGAACGCGATGCCGTCCCCGAGCTCACGTCGCACCTTTCTCTCCGGTCTGCTGGCGACCGGCGTCGGCCTCGCCGGCGGCAGAGCGGCTCCCGTCCGCGCATCGAGCCAGCCATTGCGGTTCGGTTTGACGCCGGTCGTGCTCGATGATCGGATCGCCTTTCTCGACGCCTGGGCCGATTGGATCGAGCGTCAGTTCGGGCGGCCCGTGGTCTTCGTCCAACGCTCGCGTTATCGCGAGATCCTGGATCTCTTACTCCAAGGTCGCCTCGATCTGGCCTGGATCTGCGGTTATCCCTATGTCCGGAACCGGTCGCGTCTGGAGCTGATTGCGGTGCCGCGGTTTCGGGGGCGCCCGCTCTATCAGTCCTATTTCATCGTCGGCGCCGATTCGCAGATCAAGCGGTTGCACGATCTGGAGGGCCATCTCTTTGCCTGGGCCGATCCGGATTCCAATTCGGGATATCTCTATCCGCGCTTTCGACTCACCGGCGATGGCCGCGATCCGGACCGTTTCTTCCGTCGAACCTTCTTCACCTGGGGACATCCGCGCAGCGTCGAGGCGGTGGCCGAAGGCTTGGCCGACGGCGCGGCCGTCGACAGCTATGTCTGGGAAACCCTCGCGCGCGGTCATCCCGAGTTGACGGCGCAGACTCGCGTGCTGGAGCGCTCGCCGGATTTCGGTTTCCCGCCGATCGTCGCCGGTCCGGCGTTGTCGGAACCCGATCGGCAGGCCATCCGGCGCGTGCTCTTGAGCCAGGTTCAGGATACGGCCGGTCGTGCGCTCTTGAACGAGCTCAATCTCGACAGCTTCGGTCTCGAGACCCCCGATCTCTATGACGGCATCGCGCGGATGGCCGGGCGATTGGCTGGAGGGGACGGCGCGTGACGCTTCCGCTGTCGAGCTATCGGCTGCGTCTGCCGCTGAGTCTGAGTATCGCAGCCGTGGCGACCGCATTCTCGATGGCCGTTGCCTTGGGTCTGCAGACGCTGACCAATCTGCGCGAGGATCAAGGCCGCAACGCCATGACCCTCGGGTACGCGATGGCCGGAGTTCAGATCCAGGCCTTGCGCAACGACGATGTCTGGTTGGCCTTCTCGCTGCTGCGCGGTCCCGACGGCGGCGGCGATGCGGTCTGGATCCTGGTCGACCAGGCCGGACGGATCTTTGCCAGCAACCGCCCGCGTCGCTTCCGCCTGGATCAGTCGATCGAGAACGCCTTGCCGTGGCTTCCGGAAACACAACCGCAGGTGATGGACGAGACGCCCGGTCGCGTGTCGGCGATCGATCGCGACGATGTCCGTCGCGTGCTGCGCCTGCCGCTCTACAGCGACGGCTCCCAGGTCGGCGAGCTCATCGCCCTGCTCTCCGATGCGCCTTATCTGCCCCGGTTTCGCGAGATCCTCCTCGGCGGCGTCCTGGTGACAGGCTCGATCCTGGCCGTCCTGTTGCCGATCGGCTGGCTCTGGGGGCGACGCATGGTCGGGCCACTGGTGCAGTTGGCTGACTGCATGGGGCGCGTCGGACGGGAGGATCCGCGTCGAATGCAGTGCACCCTGCCCGACGGCGACAGCGACAGCGAGATCGGGCGCCTCGGGCGGCAGTTCGCGATGATGCTCTCGGCGCTCGCGCAGAAGGAATCCCTGGAGCAGCAGATGATCCAGGCCGAGCGTCTGGCGGCGGTCGGGCGGGTTGCCGCCGGGGTCGCCCACGAGGTCAACAACCCGCTCGGTGGTATGCTGATGGCCATCGATACCTATCGGCGTGCCCATCCGGTCGATGCGCAGACCGAGCGTCTTCTGGACCTGTTGGAGCGCGCCTTGCGCCAGATCCAAGGTTCGGTGTCTGCGCTGCTGGTCGAGGCACGGGCGGATCTGCGCACCCTGACGCGAGAAGACCTGGAGGATGTGAAGACCTTGGTCCAGCCGAACAGCGTCAAGGCGCGGATCGCGCTGAGTTGGGAGAACGCCTGCGACACCAGGATCCACCTCCCGGCGGCGCCGGTCCGCCAACTCCTGTTGAATCTGGTGCTGAATGCCGTACAGGCCTCGCAAGGCGGTGGTCATGTCGGGGTTTGGATCACCACGCAGGACAACCAACTCATGATGCGGATCGAGAACAGCGGACGCGCCCTTGCGCCCGAGCAGCTCCTGCATCTGTTTGAGCCCTACCCGGCGAGCCGGCCGCATACGCAGGGTCTCGGGCTCTGGGTGTGCTACCAGATCGTCTCGCAGCTCGGCGGCACCATTCGGGCCGAAACGCAGGGCGAGCTCACCCGGTTTCTGGTCGCCCTGCCGCTGGCGCCGGAGTCCCCGGCATGATCCGTGTGTGTCTGATCGAGGACGATCCCATCATGGGCGAGGCCCTGATGGAGCGGCTCGGTTTGGAAGGCTTCGCCGTGGTCTGGCATCGCACCGGCGGCGACGGCATGCGCGCCCTGGCGGCCGGTACGGCCGACCTCGCCGTCATCGACGTCAATCTGCCGGATCTCTCCGGAGCGGACCTGTTCGCGCGGCTGCTCGACGAACGGGTGCGCATCCCGCCCAGTCTCTTCATCACCGGCTACGGGACCATCGAGGATGCCGTGCGCCTCCTCAAGCTCGGTGCCGCGGACTATCTCACCAAGCCGCTCGATCCGACGGCCCTGATCGAGAAGCTCCGGGCGCTCGCCGGGGTGGGCGGTGGCGGAATGGACACGCCGGGCGACGAACCGCTCGGGATCTCCGCGTCGATGCGACACCTCGCCGGCGAGCTTGCCAGGATGGCACGCCATGCCCAAACCCCGCTCCTGATCGGCGGGGAATCCGGTGTCGGCAAAGAGGTGGTCGCACGTCATCTGCACCGACTCCAATGTCCCGACGCACCCTTCGTCGCGGTCAACTGCGCCGCCCTGCCCGAGACCCTGATCGAGGCCGAGCTCTTCGGTCACGAGAAGGGTGCCTTCACGGGTGCCGACCGCCGCCGAGCCGGTGTCTTCGAGCAGGCGGGCAGCGGCATCCTCTTCCTCGACGAGATCGGCGACATGCCGCTTGCACTTC contains:
- the moaA gene encoding GTP 3',8-cyclase MoaA: MNDQTLTDPFGRRIAYLRLSVTDRCDLRCGYCLPKGFKGFEEPEHWLTFEEITRVVGAFTALGVGRVRITGGEPLVRRNLPELAAGLSALPGLDDLSISSNCTRMESLAEPLYRAGVRRLNVSLDSLRPEVFKQVTGGDLDKVLRGIAAARAVGFAPIRVNTVVMRGVNDAEIEDILGYCADNGFTLRLIETMPMGATGQAARDQYLDLQTVRRRLEQRFTLIPDILPGGGPARYFRLGATETRIGFITPISQHFCETCNRVRLTVDGTLYLCLGQDSSYALRPLLRDGIGDDALLDHLQQAIALKPERHEFNERPEKVIRFMSMTGG
- a CDS encoding molecular chaperone, whose amino-acid sequence is MTTDATLATTSEFFLCLARAFAIPQAPESLELLRDALPEDLAELASDRGYDIGEPLSDYRAAITEIPDTDRLLVIYSRLFLVPGDRHPSLNTGAYLDGTVAGGSVTAMETCYRRCGLEKDVAMQDLPDHLSIQLEFLARLFAAESQASITGAAPRRSRPANFSQVLSPGGSSPSAPTSKRRAVASSWPTTPIGILHGSSRAPFGPRLR
- the nrfD gene encoding NrfD/PsrC family molybdoenzyme membrane anchor subunit codes for the protein MTSVTVSNKEITSKQLGIMLLALIGLGIAGGIAISNLMAEGHAAYNSSNLGLFWGFPIVIYDYFLLTSTGLAMIASMALIFGGEDFRPIVRRALWLALAGLIGGVAVLMMELGHPLRALWAIPFSFAFSSPLYWKVMAVSFYVISLLILQARMMKADWRMQDLRINAMITLALALGVTAIAGVVYGSQSFRPFWASGDIPVAFIFESLLGGLAFIIFFTYLAYAFNAAAVPDSVKRLFNDRLSGLLALAIFIHLLFVLARMSSGLYGNAEGLQVWQTLATSPLFFAEIFIGLLLPLVLLMYPGTRIRPWAQILASLLVMNALLISRYEYIIGGQLVPLFKGSWAPELLSYAPSPTEWLLLLVAIFLSNAVNAFGEVTLGLGREG
- a CDS encoding 4Fe-4S dicluster domain-containing protein, producing MAKWGMVIDLDTCTGCQACTTACAMENNRLPSENWQDVLFYHEGTYPNVKLMWFPRPCMHCENPSCVSVCPTKATYKDPDGGFVLMDYNKCIGCKYCQVACPYGVRFYVDEKAVVQPDIRGVFPSEAGRQWDPPYKGPQDDPSRGIGIQPHGVVSKCTFCYHKVSKAPKGVADLDEDIPELKEYVPACVRVCAPKARFFGDLDQPNSNVNKMIADKRGVRLKDETGNKPQVYYLSGGATASVPSLRSMSDSDKG
- a CDS encoding molybdopterin-dependent oxidoreductase, which produces MDIPSTGLSRRRFLQASGTAGALGAVGLGGGALTTLREAEAQAATTPGETKITKNICHQCPARCGIDVYTTDGRVHAIYGSTEHPISNGKLCPKGPLGTYILYDPDRFKGPMKRTNPNKGRDEDPGFVPISWEEALDTVAERLNRLRDKGESHRFALCYGRGWGASCAGLQGTFGELYGSPNVAIGHSSMCSDGSILSKKALDGIGSYNAYDYANANMLLMFGVGFLEAFRPYNHNMQVWGYIRGVKVPKTRITAVDIHINTTLAGSDRALMIKPGTDGALALAIAHVILTEGLWERSFVGDFNDGVNRFKTGETVDPALFKEKWVKGLVDWWNTELKDRTPAWAAEVTDLYERDILATAREFGTTRPSIALFERGAHAHSNGVLNGMAIHALNALVGSIYAKGGLMYQMGPSYGPMPVDAKDFTDDYAANGPWKTQPRIDLKGDKDGYLLAKNMLQELGPNSLAGNPYKLDTVMFYLTNPIWTAPNGQVWEEALKELFVIDTSPFPGESAMFADLILPDHTYLERLQDAPTYPFQGWPMTQLRVPAIKPLYDTQYYGDTLIEIGKRIKGPMGDYYKALDNTENVIRHLAKGFATDPGDNGVNDFESWKEQGVWYKKPYIYRFVDGDFYTWDGQDYATLMTEEEVKENLFKTDSGKFELRSGWLESNADWIAQKTGRDPRKLMFPHWEEPVHPGGGDLYMVTPKVAMHAEGRGANLPVAIANLQPVLGGSKTAYIEINPQTARERGIANGARVRLTSDLGSIEGYCKYYEGCRPDTIVYPMEHGHWAMGRWAKDRLPGHCGEITVNQSDRITGQCSYYTTKVSIAPA